One Agrococcus jenensis genomic region harbors:
- a CDS encoding DinB family protein, with protein sequence MSEDAEATLVRYLRVQREALRWKLEGVSEREARMPMTPTGTNLLGLVKHVATVAADYFGGCVGRPFPEHLAWADDDAEDNADMWAGPDETRASVLALWDRVWAHADASIDELPLDAPAHVPWWGANADTTLHRLIVHMIAEVARHAGHADIVRETIDGAAGLRDGVSNLPEHDAAWWADYVARLRATAEAAGD encoded by the coding sequence ATGAGCGAGGATGCTGAGGCGACCCTGGTCCGCTACCTGCGTGTGCAGCGCGAGGCGCTGCGCTGGAAGCTCGAGGGGGTGTCGGAGCGGGAGGCGCGCATGCCGATGACCCCGACGGGCACGAACCTGCTCGGGCTCGTCAAGCACGTCGCGACGGTCGCGGCCGACTACTTCGGCGGGTGCGTCGGCCGCCCGTTCCCCGAGCACCTCGCCTGGGCCGACGACGACGCCGAGGACAACGCAGACATGTGGGCCGGGCCCGACGAGACGCGCGCGTCGGTGCTCGCGCTCTGGGACCGGGTCTGGGCGCATGCTGACGCATCGATCGACGAGCTGCCCCTCGACGCGCCAGCCCACGTGCCGTGGTGGGGCGCGAACGCCGACACGACGCTGCACCGGCTGATCGTGCACATGATCGCCGAGGTCGCGCGGCACGCGGGCCACGCCGACATCGTGCGCGAGACGATCGACGGCGCCGCGGGCCTCCGCGATGGCGTCTCGAACCTGCCGGAGCACGATGCCGCCTGGTGGGCGGACTACGTCGCGCGACTCCGCGCGACGGCCGAGGCGGCCGGCGACTGA
- a CDS encoding Glu/Leu/Phe/Val dehydrogenase dimerization domain-containing protein produces MSAIPEFNHERVLTSMGARSDVVITVALHSSVLGPALGGCRMWTYPTWADGQADALRLSSAMTLKNAAAGLDAGGGKAVIALPMGTRIDADRRRAALLDLGDLVEALDGRYRTAEDVGTTEHDMLVVRERTEHVVGLPAENGGAGEPAGATALGVYSSIAPTLEEAFGSDDIAARSFVISGLGQVGGRLARMLAGHGATLFLTDIDGRKQQLADDLGATWIAPGEALTTPADVLVPAGLGGILTDEAIEALPVRAVVGPANNPLAEHSGAARLAERGIVYAPDFVVNAGGVIHLQGMADGMQWPAIAERLTGISDTLRGVFASARQRGITPLEAAEALAAERIDAARGRMTVSA; encoded by the coding sequence ATGAGCGCCATCCCCGAGTTCAACCACGAACGCGTCCTGACCTCCATGGGGGCCAGGAGCGACGTCGTCATCACCGTGGCGCTCCATTCGAGCGTGCTGGGACCGGCGCTCGGCGGCTGCCGGATGTGGACGTACCCGACGTGGGCGGATGGACAGGCGGATGCGCTGCGGCTCTCGTCCGCGATGACGCTCAAGAACGCCGCGGCCGGCCTCGACGCGGGTGGCGGCAAGGCCGTGATCGCGCTGCCCATGGGCACGCGCATCGACGCGGACCGCCGTCGCGCCGCCCTCCTCGACCTCGGTGACCTCGTCGAGGCGCTCGACGGCCGCTACCGCACGGCCGAGGACGTCGGCACGACGGAGCACGACATGCTCGTCGTGCGCGAGCGCACCGAGCACGTCGTCGGCCTGCCCGCTGAGAACGGTGGCGCCGGCGAGCCCGCGGGCGCGACCGCGCTCGGCGTGTACTCGTCGATCGCCCCGACGCTCGAGGAGGCCTTCGGCTCCGACGACATCGCCGCGCGCTCCTTCGTCATCTCGGGCCTCGGCCAGGTCGGCGGCCGCCTCGCGCGCATGCTCGCCGGCCACGGCGCGACGCTCTTCCTCACCGACATCGACGGCCGCAAGCAGCAGCTCGCCGACGACCTCGGCGCCACCTGGATCGCGCCCGGCGAGGCCCTCACCACCCCGGCCGACGTGCTCGTGCCCGCTGGCCTGGGCGGCATCCTCACCGATGAGGCGATCGAGGCGCTGCCCGTGCGTGCCGTGGTCGGCCCCGCGAACAACCCGCTCGCCGAGCACTCCGGCGCCGCGCGCCTCGCGGAGCGCGGCATCGTCTACGCCCCCGACTTCGTGGTCAACGCAGGCGGCGTCATCCACCTGCAGGGCATGGCCGACGGCATGCAGTGGCCGGCGATCGCCGAGCGGCTCACCGGCATCAGCGACACCCTCCGCGGCGTGTTCGCCAGCGCGCGGCAGCGCGGCATCACGCCGCTCGAGGCCGCCGAGGCGCTCGCCGCCGAGCGCATCGACGCGGCCCGCGGGCGCATGACGGTGAGCGCCTGA
- a CDS encoding PadR family transcriptional regulator, with amino-acid sequence MILSRIILGLLAIAPMTGADLKRHFDSTVTHLWSADKAQIYRTLAALVEQGFASVTVVPGTNAPDRQEHHLTDAGRAALVAWLRSDLDRQPEREAFLARLFVADALDDADVVALVERRRAAALEQLAVYEGIRASTPPAEDRGQRLRLATLDHGIRHVRTELVWLDALEEQLR; translated from the coding sequence GTGATCCTCTCCCGCATCATCCTCGGCCTGCTCGCGATCGCGCCGATGACCGGCGCAGACCTCAAGCGCCACTTCGACTCGACCGTCACGCACCTCTGGTCGGCCGACAAGGCGCAGATCTACCGCACGCTCGCCGCGCTCGTCGAGCAGGGCTTCGCGAGCGTCACCGTGGTGCCCGGCACGAACGCGCCCGACCGCCAGGAGCACCACCTCACCGACGCCGGCCGTGCCGCGCTCGTCGCGTGGCTGCGCTCCGACCTCGACCGGCAGCCCGAGCGCGAGGCCTTCCTCGCGCGGCTCTTCGTGGCGGACGCGCTCGACGACGCAGACGTCGTCGCGCTCGTCGAGCGGCGCCGAGCGGCGGCCCTCGAGCAGCTCGCCGTCTACGAGGGCATCCGCGCCTCGACGCCGCCCGCCGAAGATCGGGGGCAGCGCCTACGGCTCGCGACGCTCGACCACGGCATCCGCCACGTGCGGACGGAGCTCGTGTGGCTCGACGCGCTCGAGGAGCAGCTGCGATGA
- a CDS encoding acylphosphatase has product MHGSVQGVGFRWAANAEAERLGVAGSARNRFDGTVEAEVEGAPDAVAAMAEWLGHGPSSARVDRVDLDELEPRGDTGFRIS; this is encoded by the coding sequence GTGCACGGCAGCGTGCAGGGCGTCGGCTTCCGCTGGGCCGCGAACGCCGAGGCCGAGCGCCTCGGCGTCGCGGGCAGCGCCCGCAACCGCTTCGACGGCACCGTCGAGGCGGAGGTCGAGGGCGCGCCGGATGCGGTGGCCGCGATGGCCGAGTGGCTGGGCCACGGCCCCTCCTCGGCGCGCGTCGACCGCGTCGACCTGGACGAGCTCGAGCCGCGCGGGGACACGGGCTTCCGGATCAGCTGA
- a CDS encoding alpha/beta fold hydrolase has product MTAFPEVHPPRDATGAEQRPVVLLHGGNVANWMWEPQLAALGDRLALTPHLPGFGARNADDWPGLAGAADDLADRIRDLAGDRSVDVVGLSLGGVVALHLAARHPDLVTSVLASGVAALRVGGAARATSALQLALWHRRWFWKAQAVAFGLPADSHEPYVEHGVSIRRETAAAMLAEVYAGGVPEGLADYPGRMLLVAGEREPQVIRRSLAALRRSVPQAATRIAPGMHHVWNVEDVDRFNGMLRTWLGGDVHDWLVAPATAR; this is encoded by the coding sequence ATGACCGCCTTCCCCGAGGTGCACCCGCCCCGCGACGCGACCGGCGCCGAGCAACGCCCGGTCGTGCTGCTGCACGGCGGCAACGTGGCCAACTGGATGTGGGAGCCGCAGCTCGCCGCCCTCGGCGACCGGCTCGCGCTCACACCGCACCTGCCCGGCTTCGGCGCGCGGAACGCGGACGACTGGCCCGGCCTCGCGGGCGCTGCCGACGACCTGGCCGACCGCATCCGCGACCTCGCCGGCGACCGCAGCGTCGACGTCGTCGGCCTCTCGCTCGGCGGTGTCGTCGCCCTGCACCTCGCGGCCCGCCACCCTGACCTCGTCACGTCGGTGCTCGCGAGCGGCGTCGCTGCGCTGCGGGTCGGCGGCGCCGCGCGCGCGACCTCCGCGCTGCAGCTCGCCCTCTGGCACCGGCGCTGGTTCTGGAAGGCGCAGGCGGTCGCCTTCGGCCTGCCGGCCGACTCGCACGAGCCCTACGTCGAGCACGGCGTCTCGATCCGGCGCGAGACCGCCGCGGCGATGCTCGCCGAGGTCTACGCCGGCGGCGTCCCCGAGGGGCTCGCCGACTACCCGGGGCGGATGCTGCTGGTCGCCGGCGAGCGCGAGCCGCAGGTGATCCGCCGGTCGCTCGCCGCCCTCCGGCGCAGCGTGCCACAGGCGGCGACGCGCATCGCACCCGGCATGCACCACGTCTGGAACGTCGAGGACGTCGACCGCTTCAACGGGATGCTGCGCACGTGGCTGGGCGGCGACGTCCACGACTGGCTGGTCGCGCCCGCGACCGCTCGATGA